The following DNA comes from Clupea harengus chromosome 9, Ch_v2.0.2, whole genome shotgun sequence.
GAACAACATACACTGAAGCCACCTTCTGCATACACGTACAGTATGAGTAACACGCACTGAGGCTCAAGGCCCCCAAATgatctgaaaaaaataaataaaaaatactttCATTTCACTAGCTTGTTTTAAGTGACCGATGCCTTAATGCAGCTCCAAAGCTTtgcattgtgtttttgtatctcTGAAGATCCTCTGTCCCCTACAAGGAAATGGCCAGGGGGCCTCTGGGTTAGATGCTAGATGTGACCACTGGAGAATTTAGATGCTTGTCTGGGCTTGTCTCTGAAGACAAATCAGGGCTTTCATTTCCCTCTTGAAGATCATCTTGCATTgcaatgaaaatgtgtgtcacaaataaatgtttgcATGCAAGATTATTTGAATGCGTGCGCAAAATATGGTAAGGTTTAAAACTGATGTAAGCATGATTCTTTCATTGAGGGGGCTTACCATAATCTATATTTCAACTTGTCTGGGCGGGTTGGCTAATTAGGCTGTATattacacacactacccttGCCGTTCCCTACAAGAAAATGTGAATGTTCTAAAGCCTGTGTCCAGTAAGACAGCTGTTATAACCACTATGGCAAGTGATCAAAAACTTCCTCGCGGGCTCTCTTCTGCAGTTCTGCACAGTCTTGCGGAATGCGCGCGGGTGTTTGTTTAATGCTGAAAGAGGCTTTTCCGACTTGTCAACTCACATTAATTTTGTTGTCTTTATTTCACAGTTGTTCTTTTTCGAAATATTTAAAAGGACAACTTCAGGAGGTATGTCCTCTTTTTAAGAAAGGAGAGGGCTGCACGATAACTTGTGAATGGTTGGTGGTTTGTAACGGGTGTCTCATTCTAGGTCCGGTGGAAAAGTAGGcctgtatgtaaatgtaatgtagtaGCCCATGCCTTCATCTAACATAGTCTAGTTTGGTCTTTAGACTTCTAGTGTTTATAACTCAGCCCATCAGGTTTTACAGGGTATCTTAGGATATGCCTTGTCTACATGTTGAATTACAGTAGCCTATATTCACAAAATAAATTAATCCATTTTAGTAAGTGAAAACTGCCAACACATTGCATTGTTTCATCAACATTGTCCACATCAACAGCCTACTCTTTTACGTAAAGTGTCAGACCCTTGGAAAGTCTTTGAGCAGAACATCACCCATTTAACTGCCCGATGAGGTCAGGGTTTGATGGACTTTGATCTGTAATGACGGTGACCCTTGACGAgattttaagaagaaaaaaggggATAAGATAGGATGACGAAGATAGATTCACTCACATGACAACGATTAGGACAGAGGGAGTCGGGTGGGCGTGGGACATGACGGTCCGCGGAGAGAGCTGACCACCGGCAAGGAAAGTTTGCCACAGTCAGGCTCAGTCAGAGGAACCGTGACCACCCTCCCGTCGAGATCCGCTGTCAGTGATCACAAAACGGATTGTCTTTACTAAACAGGTTGGTTTACTCATgagatttcattttcattttaatccTAGAAAGAGCTAGTAGCTCATTGGTATCCAACATTTCCCCATATTTTTCTTAAATGCATGTGAAATATTACATGATATCTTTGGGTGCAAGTCTGTCTTGACTAATGTAGTGGCTCGGGCACATCAACCGAAATCCGACGGAACTGTCAGTGCCTGCGAAACAGGTGATTCTCACTGTTAACCCCAAGTattctttaattaatgtatatattttttagcGTCTAGAAAAATAGTGGATTAGAAAAAATGCCTATAGCCTACATAGGAGGTATTCTCAATCTCCCTTCCTGAGATGTGGTATGGATACTGTGGTCAGGCTGGAGGCACCAGGACTTTCTTTCATAAATCGAACTGCGGTTGTCATGTAAGAAACCGTTTGGCAGACTACATACCCAATAGGCCACTGGACATCTTGTACTGGACCTTGCTCCAAGCAAATTCTACAGTAGTGTGAAAGGAACTGGAGCTTCAAGTTATTccatttcgaaacactgttgtCCTTTGTTGTGCCACTGGTCACAAGAGTGTCAGTGAGTAGTCCACACTGAAGCTGCTATTTGCTATTTAACAaagaaatataataatataatcagATAATTGTCCTAAGAGTGTTATTCATGCATTGATGCTAGGtactgcctgagtgtgtgtgtatgtctgtgtgtgtggattaacTGGGAGAGTGGGGATCAGTAGCCTAAATGTATGCTCATTCGAAAAGAGCATTTTGGTAATCTATTGCACTGAAAGATTCTGTATTCTGAGTCAGGTTTCAATCATTTTTAAGTGAATCTCACCTGTGGCCAATAGGTGCCATGGACGGGCATGTGAGGTTGCGGAGCAGCACCGGGcacagatgcatgctgggattaaccctgctgctcctcctgttcGAGGTCATCGTCAGCCGCCTCTGCAACTGCCTCATCAACATGGTGGATGGCTTCCACACCCTCTacatcctcctccacctgtcacTCCAGCAACACTGGGGTGGATACACACCTCCTCACTCTTCCCCctatctgcccccctcccctgacACCAGCTCCTCAAACTCACACAGCAcctcccaccccaaccccagctcctctcctctcagcaccGCTCGCCCCAACCTGACTAAAATGTCCGCCGCACCCATCTCCACTCGTGACTCCACTTCTGTTCTCTCGTGCTCATCCGTTACGCCGCGCCTGCAACCGTTCGGCTCGCTGGTCTCGGCGCTGCTCCtgtcctccctgtgtgtgtccgtcacACTAGAGATACTCAACCACGTCTTCCAGCCGCACCCCATCCAGAGGCCTGTCCTGGCTACCGTGACTAGTGCCCTCAGCCTGCTCTTCAACACCGCTGTGCTGGGCCTCACCTGGGCCCAGCCTTTCGGGGCAGCGGGGTCTACCTCTACCACGACGCCCCCTGACTCAGGGTCAGATGAGAGAGGTAAGGTCTTTGGGTCTGACTTACCTGGCTCACCTGTGCAGCTAAGCGCATCTCTGAACTTAAGCCTTTACCTCCtttacaaaaatgtaattttgagTTTTAAGATTTCTTATTTCCATGGAGGCTTTAGGATGTTATGTAAGTTACTGCTTGTTACTGGTCTTTCTGATGAAGAATATgattgacagtgagagagacctTTCTTTATGAAGTGGACTACATTCTGAACTAACCATGAAACGTCTTTTTCTAATActaatacattttcatcagtgtgacagaaaaaaggaaaatgattATATGTAGGGAATGATTATGCTAGAAATGCTGAAGTGGTTGCAATTTCAAATTTAACGCTCAACGTGTGTTTTAACCATAATTATCTGGGTTGTTGTAGCTGTGGCAAAAGTCACTGAAGATGAGTTGGCCAGTGGAACCCTTCGAGATGGGTCCCTTTTGTTCTGTAACCCAGCCGCTCCCAGCGTGTTGGATCCTGACGTCGATTCTGTGACCCTCCCTGAGTCTCTGGGGTCCAACCATCATGAGATGTCACCCTCTTCAGAACCAAGAGGCTTGGAGGAGCCTAGAAATGAACCTCCTCAGTCCAAGGCCAGGGATCTTGAGCTGACAGATCTTTCGTCTCAGGTTCCCATGAACACCTGCTGCGTCGGCCACACCGGTGAGCCTCTCCCTCACTTCCAGTTCATCTGGAGGGCATTGTTAACTCACTGGTAGTCAAAGAACCCTTCTTATACGCTCTACTGATTATAGGTTGCGAAAACATGTCGCTTTTCCCAGGTAGATCTTGGATTAAGCAGACGGGTCTAAATTGACCTCAGCcagtgttcattcattcatttctagattcattctttttttcatgtCAGGTGACATCTGGTCCAGTCAAAAGCAACTTCAAACTTAAAATACCACCCAGTGGAGGAAATGGAAAATGGCTGACTTTTGTGCCATGGCTAGTCATGGGAAACTGTGGAGAGAGGAACATTGTGACACAAGCCATTTGTTTGAAAATCTGAGGGTGTAGTGTGGTATTCGAAGTATCAGCCTGGCTGAAAAATATAGTGtaatatagtataatataatataaatactaTTCAGACATCATACAAAAGAAAAATTGTAATGGAAAgcaaagtgaaagaaagaataaaaaggAGTTAAGTCTTACAAGGACAGCTTTGTGTACAACATGTTCCTTGTTCCTGATATGATTTCTACATTTTATCAAAGTTCTTCCAAAGGCCTAAAGGCAGTACACTTGTTTCTTCgtaaaatcaaacaaacaacaagtgctcctcaaaaaaaaagatacagtttaataaaatagttttttattcattttaacaCAGTATTTATTGTCTGTCATCAACTCCTAAAtgtacatctctttctctctctgtctctctgctaggAAACCCTGCCAACCTACGTGTCCCTCCTCTGTCCATACTCTACAAAGTCCCACCCAGAGTTCAGCAGAGCAGCTGTCTACAGGTCCACGCCACTGTCCTCCGTGACCTGCTGTGCCCGTGTCTAGCTCTTGCCAACGCGCTGACTGCACTGCTGGGCAGCCCTGACTGCCACCACCCCCAGGAGTTGTGCAGTTCTCTGGTCTACCTGGATCCAGCCTTCTCCATGGTGGccgtgctggtgctgctggcctACGCCCTGCCTGAGGTGCATCgcctggggctgctgctgctgcagagctGCCCCCCGGGCCTCAGCGTGCCGGAGCTCCGGCGCAGGCTACTGGCCGGGCACGGCGTG
Coding sequences within:
- the LOC122133157 gene encoding zinc transporter 1; this translates as MDGHVRLRSSTGHRCMLGLTLLLLLFEVIVSRLCNCLINMVDGFHTLYILLHLSLQQHWGGYTPPHSSPYLPPSPDTSSSNSHSTSHPNPSSSPLSTARPNLTKMSAAPISTRDSTSVLSCSSVTPRLQPFGSLVSALLLSSLCVSVTLEILNHVFQPHPIQRPVLATVTSALSLLFNTAVLGLTWAQPFGAAGSTSTTTPPDSGSDERAVAKVTEDELASGTLRDGSLLFCNPAAPSVLDPDVDSVTLPESLGSNHHEMSPSSEPRGLEEPRNEPPQSKARDLELTDLSSQVPMNTCCVGHTGNPANLRVPPLSILYKVPPRVQQSSCLQVHATVLRDLLCPCLALANALTALLGSPDCHHPQELCSSLVYLDPAFSMVAVLVLLAYALPEVHRLGLLLLQSCPPGLSVPELRRRLLAGHGVEGVHELHLWQLTERCLVASVHVHVNTRCWWEGPDKVVAGVTETLRSAGVTMCTVQPEFATENLNGETVLPAVPGNLVEDWPCSLPCRKECLKKMCCVPLTEVGMADQAPSSGDVEEKAPQAVIIENTFL